A window of Candidatus Methylomirabilis lanthanidiphila genomic DNA:
GCATACTTGTCATCCGGGTAGTCCTCGATGATTTCGACCCGCGAGCCAGTCTCGCGGATTTCGCGCTCGCTGATGTCGCGCTCGACGGCACGTCGGAAAGCGTGACGGCTGAACTCGAACTCGCCGGCCGCCAACTGCCGTTGGATGTCGGCAAGTGTCTTCATTCCATTTCCTCGCCCCATTGCTGTGCCAGCTCCTCCACGGTTCCAGCCCTCACACTTAGAGACAGGAGGTTGGCGTTTTCGGGACAGTCGACCGTGAAGAGTGGCTTGCGCATGGCGATGATCTCACGACGATGCGGTAGGCTGGGATGAGTGAAGCGAATCCCAGCACTCCGGTTACGCCCATCGATACAGCGATCGTCATTCCGGGCTTGACCCGGAATCCAGTTGTTCGGCGCTGGATTCCCACTTTTGTGGAAATGACGACTCCAGAATGAATGTAAAGAGGCGTCAGATACGCTGGGTTTCGTTCCTCAATCCAACCCACCGAGCTGGTCACATTCGGCGTGGATTCTGACTCGATTTCCATCCTAGCCACGCGCGAAGAAGGGTATCAACCAACTGACGTGCCTCAGAGAGCGACATTGGGTTGCGTGGTGGCTCCGTGCGCTCGAATCCGTGCCGTGCATCATCACCGGCGGCGGTCACGCTATTGGCAGTGTGGGTAAACCTGTTAAGCGCACACTTCGTGACCCAACCCCGGGCGATCATCTGGTCGGAGCCCTCATCGCTCTGTACCACCTCGTAGATGCGAAAGAGGTCGCTCCAGTTTAATGGATGATGATCCCGCAGGCGCAATGCCTTTGCGACGAGAGATTCTTCCTGTGCTAGCGGAAGCCACATTGAAATCGGATCGGCTGGTCGGTGAACCTTGGAAACGCCATCGGCGGTTGTAACTGTAAAAGTGGCCGATAGTAGAGCGCGCACGTGTACGACCATCGGCTCCGCGAATATTGTTATGTCACTCTTACCATCATCGTGAATGCGATACACAGCGCCCACGGCGAGGCCAACCTGAGAGCCGAGTTCCAGACGGACGGCACCAGACATCGCTGTGACAGTTTCTTTGGCGCGTTCACGAACATCGTCCGCGGAGGCCAGCGACTCAAATAGAGTCGATACGATCACATATCCTTGAGCTCGACGTTCAACGTTTAGCTCGGAGCCAGTAAACGCATCGGCCAACATCGCCAGTTCCCCGCTGTCACCGATTAGCTGGACTTCCCAATGCATGTTCCCCTCCAGTGCTGCCTAATCCTGCGGCTAAGCCGCCTGGCCAGCTTCATCGGCCTGTGCGGTGGTACGGCGTTCTACTCCGCACTGCAAGCTTCCCTTATTGCCAGCCACGACTCAAGATTAAGCGGTTTGTGCCATCGCTCCGGATGACTCTGGAGATGCTTCAGAATTATTGCGGCTCCCTGGTCGTTAGTCATGTGCTCAACGCAACGCGTAAGCCATTCGACCCTGTCCCTTGGGGCACCAAGCACCGGAGCGAGGAACATACCGTTGATGAGACCTGCGCCGTACAGGCGCTGTTCGTCAGGCGACATCTCCTTCACGAAGGTCCGCCCGGTCAAAACGCCGGGTGGGACGAGGACATCTGCTTCCTGCGTGCGTTCCGCTTGAGTGGCACCCAGGCTCGTAGCTCCAGTCACGAGGGCGGGGAGCACGATGCCCCATCGTCTACGCCGTCTACGCAGTTGGGCTGTCATAGTCGTTCACCTCCCCTCCTCTTCTGGTCCGCAGAACGTTTCACATGAGCGGCCGACGGAGGCTGGCGAAGACAACCGGAGGATGGCCAGAACGGGTTGGGCGTCATGTAGAATGATGGCTTATTGCCTAGCAATGAGCTTTAAGAACGCTTCCGTCTCCCTCGTTAGCCGCTCCTGCAGACTGTGTCCGTTGGGGCGTGGTTGCGCCAGCATCTGCGAGACCGAGTAGGGCGCTGGACGAAGTATTGGCTTCCTGCCGTTGAAGAAGAGTTGCCATAGCGCCTCATGCAGCCTACGCAGGAAGATCAGTAGTTGCTGGATATCGCGAATCTTGGCGTTGGCAAAAAGAGCCTCTGTGTCGACCTGTGTGGACAACTGCTTGTGTGCGAACACTTTGTGGCGTATCGGACGGAAGCTCGCTTCGTAAATCTTACGGCGAGTAGCCACGTGTTTCCGAAGACGCCGGAAGTCGTTTGGGGTTGGTACGTAGGCGTCGCGAAGATACTCGTCGAGCCATTCGTCCGCGGTTGAACTGACGCCACGCTTGCGCTCGGCAAGTGCCTCGAGGGAGAAAATCTCTGGATTCTGTTCGCCGATGTGAAGCAAGCGATTAATGTTGTGAGTGTTTGACCGTTGATCAAACACCCGGCCGAGCGCAATGAAGGCTGAGGTTTGCAGGGCACCGAGCGACGTATTCCAAAAGAGCGGTGCCTTGTTCAGGATAGCGACCACCTCCTTGTTGTTGGATGCCACCTCATTTACGGCACGCCAAGCGTAGAAGAATTGAATGGCGGATTCGGCCTCGCCGCGAAACACCTCAAGCTCTCTCTCTCAAACTCGGCCTGCGGATTTGGCATTTGCCTGTGACACTTAACTACGATTATGCTGGTCTGTATAGCGCCAGCCAAGCTTTCTCACGATATGCTGGATTTTCCTTCCGTTCCTCAGACTTGTCAACGGAATTTCAACAGGACCTATAGCGGCAAAGGCCGCCCCGGTGGTCGGCATAATCCTAATATGGCCGACCGGCCACCCTTTTACTTGTCTGTCATCGGTTTGAAAGTCCCCCTCACCCGCGCCCTCTTCCCCAAATGGTGGCGAGGCGAAGAGAGGACTTGGATGCTGCAAAACCGTGGGATTGCTTCGCGAGGCTCGCAATGACGTACCCTAATCGCTTGCCAATGGCCGCTGGAGTGTGGATAATCGCTGCAACGCTGAGGCGCGCTCTGTGGGTGCTGAACTCGGCAGAGACTGAATGCCAACGTACCGACGCTGGTGTAACGTCCCCCTCACGTTTCTTGACATCATTTTCGAAGCCGTCATTCCCGCGAAGCTTGTCCCTGCAGGCTTTAAGCGGGGAGCAGGAATCCAGTACAGACAGACTGGATTCCGGGTCAAGCCCGGAATGACGAATACTGCCAAAGGACGTATGGGATACTACAACAACCGGCGAGAAGCTGGCACGAGGAGCCTGATGGTCTGTTGTGAGGAGGATCGGCGCATGACGGTTCTGGGGATGATTATGGCGGGAGGACGCGGCGAGAGGCTGCATCCCTTGACGAAGGACCGCGCGAAGCCGGCGGTCCCGTTCGGCGGCAAGTACCGGATCATCGATGTGGTCCTGTCAAACTTCGTCAACTCCGGCATCTATTCCATCTATGTCCTGACGCAGTTCAAGGCCCAGTCGCTGGTGGAGCACCTGCAGGAAGGCTGGCAGGTGACCAGCGTATCCCGGAATCATTTTGTGGTTCCGGTCCCGGCCCAGATGCGGACCGGGGACGACTGGTACCGTGGAACGGCGGATGCCGTCTTTCAGAATCTTCACCTGATCAAGCGGGTTCACCCAAGCGTGGTTGCGGTCTTCGGAGCCGACCATATCTATAAAATGAATATCCGCCAGATGATGGGGTACCACCTGCGAAAGGAGGCGGATGTCACCGTGGCGGCCCTTCCGGTCGGCATTGAGGAGGCGTCTCATTACGGCGTGATGGAGGCAGATGACAACTGGCGACTCCTCGGCTTCGAGGAGAAGCCCGCGCAGCCGAAACCGATCCCTGGGGAATCCGAGCACGCGCTTGTCTCAATGGGTAACTACCTGTTCGAGACAGACCTTCTGCTCCGCGCAGTCGAGGAGGACGCGCGCGACCCCCACAGTAGTCACGACTTTGGCAGGGACGTCCTCCCCCGTCTGGTCACAGAAGGACGAAAATTGTACGCCTACGACTTCAGAAGGAACCGGATCCCTACCCTGTCGCGCGGGGAGGAGCCGAGCTATTGGCGGGACGTCGGGACCATCGAGGCGTATTACGAGGCGAACATGGACCTGCGGGCTGTGCACCCGACCTTCAATCTGTACAACCGGAGCTGGCCGATTCGCACCGTCAGCTACAGCGATCCGCCCGCTAAATTCGTCTTTGATGAGGACGGGCGGCGCGGGATGGCGTTGGACTCCATCGTCGCCGAAGGGACCATCATCAGCGGAAGCGTGGTTCGGAATTCAGTGATCGGCCGTAACGTCCGCATCCACAGTCATTGCCAGATTGAGGAAGCGGTGATCATGAATCGAGTGGAGATCGGAAGGGGCTGTCGAATCCGGCGGGCCATCATTGATAAGAATGTGTTCATCCAACCAGGAACCGAGATCGGCTATAATGCAGAAAAGGACCGCGAACGCTACCACGTCTCCGACTCGGGCATTGTCGTCATCGCCCGGGAAGAGCCGGATCAAACGTGGTCGATGACCCCGCCTGATTAGAGCGTGTCCTCCTGCCTACCCGCATCGGTTGCGCTATTAACAATACATCAAGCCATGCGCCGGTAGTACGCCCATGTGTATAAACGTTGTACCGCTCAGCACAAATCCCCCCCAACCCCCCTTTTCAAAAGGGGGGAACGGCGGGATTTCGAGACAAGAGTGGGGGGACTGCCTAATCAACGACAGGAAGAATGTGCGACGACTCAAGAAGTAGCGGGTTAGTCGTTTCGCGGGGAGTGGTACCGTGAGGGCGGCGCATACGGAGCGTGAGAATCTGCTAACTCCTTTTTGAGCGTCTCGACTTCCTTCTCCAGCTCCTGTAGACGCTCCAGGACGCACCGGATCGCCTTTCCAGCCGGGTCCGGCATGTCAGTCATCTCCAGATCGGTGGACGGCGGCACGCGTTTGCCGTCACGATAGATCACCTGTCCAGGCACGCCCACTACAAGCGAGTTCGGTGGGACCTCTTTCACTACCACGGAGCCTGAGCCGATACGACTGTTGTCTCCTACCCTGATCGGTCCGAGAATAGTGGCGCCCGCGCCGATCACGACGCCCTTACCGATCGTCGGATGGCGCTTCTTTTTCTCCAGGCTCGTGCCGCCCAGTGTCACTCCCTGATAGATGGTGACATCTTCACCGACCTCGCTGGTCTCGCCGATCACGACTCCGGTACCGTGGTCGATAAAGAGACCCTGACCGAGACGCGCGCCGGGGTGGATTTCAATCCCCGTCAGGAATCGGCCTACATGCGAAATTGCACGGCCGAGCGTCTTCAGGTTACGGTTCCAGAACCAGTGGGCGAGGCGGTGGAAATACAGGACATGCAGGCCGGGATAGCAGACGAGAACCTCCAGCGCGCTGCGGGCCGCCGGATCTCGGTCGAGGGCCGCTTGGATGTCTCGTTTGAGCGTTGTGAACACGTGATACCGCGATTCAGTTTCGGATCGCTACGGTCTCGTTTAACTCCCGCAGGAGCTGGTCAAGGTTGACGCCGTGGACCTGGGCGCTGACGGCGATATTGTCGTACTCAGCCGCAGAGCACCCCAGGCAGGCGACACCGTAGCGGTTAAAGACCTGGACGGTCTCCGGGTACTGCCGCACCACATTGTCGATCTTCATCTCTGCGGTAATTCTCATCATACTGCTTCCTTCTCACTGATATTCATGCCATTATTGTTTTTGCATGGGCGACCTACCCGTGGCCGCCCTGATCGATCATCGGTGTGTATTCGGAATGAGGGCAGGCCCAGAAGGCCTGCCCGACACATCAAAGCTATCATATAGGTCAGGAATCGGGGATGGCAAGGGAATTTTTCAGGTGAGCGGGACACGGAACATCGAGCTGGATACGCTTCGGCGTAACCCGCGCCTTCGCGCGATGGAAGTGGTTGCGGAGTCCGGTAAGACCGGTCCGCTATACGTGGTTGGCGGGTATCTGCGCGATCTTCTGCTTGGTCGCATCAGGGCGAGGCGCGCCGACCTTGACGTAGTGATCTGGGGGGAACCGGAGCGATTCGGCCGCGATCTGGTTACGGCCGTCAAAGGTAGTCTCGTTCGCCTCGATCCTGAGACGGTTCGGGTCATTACCCAATCCGCCGAAGGGATAGTGCAGATCGACATCAGCCGGCCGAAGGGCGAGACCATCGAAGACGATCTGGCCGCCCGCGACTTTACAGTCAATGCCCTGGCGGTCAGGCTCGATACGCTCGACGCCCTCTCTTTGATCGACCCGACGGGTGGACTGGACGATCTCAGGAAAAAGTGCCTACGTGTTATTACCCCATCAGCTTTCGATTGTGATCCGCTTCGCCTGATCAGGGCAGTCCGTCTGGCAGCCGAGCTCGGCTTCGCTATCGATGAGGCCACCGGACGGTGGATCATCGAGCGCGCACCACTTCTCGGGACAGTGGCCGGGGAACGTCTGTGTGACGAGCTGTTCAGGATTCTTGATACGGTTCCCGCTGCGCCTTGGATCGAGCAGCTCGATACCCTGCAACTTCTGAGGGTACTGGTCCCGGAGGTCGAGGCGCTCAAGTCGGTCCCGGCGAGCAGGCCGCATCGCCTGCCGCTCTGGGAACACTCGCTTCAGACCCTGTGGTCTGTCGAACTACTGCTCACGAACCTTGAGCGCCTCTTTCCGGATGAGGCGGTCTGGTTGCGCGAGCGGCTTGACCGGGAGATCGAAGCGGGCGTGACGGAGACCGCCATCCTCAAGCTGCTGGCGTGCCTGCATGATGTCGGCAAGCCGGAGACCCGGAGCGTACAACCGGATGGTCGAGTCCGGTTCCTCGGACACGAGCAGGCCGGTCTGCCCATCCTCGCTCGCCTGTGCGACCGCCTTCGGCTCGGTCGTCCGGCGACGAACCTCGTAGCCGGCATCGAGCAACATCATTTACGGCCGATCCATCTCGCCAGCGCAACAACCGTCACCGCCAGGGCACAGTATCGCTTCTTCAGGGAAGGGGGTGATGCGGCTCCCCTGGCGCTGCTGCACTCGTGGGCTGACCTGCGGGCCACGATCGACGAGGAGGCCGACGCGTTCTCACGGCACCAGCGATTTCTGCGCGAAGCGTTTCGTTTCTACCGAACCGAGTTTCTCGCGAGTCAGACCGAGCCCTTTATACGTGGAGACGATCTGATCACACTGTTCGGTATCACGCCAGGCCCTTTCCTGGGATTCGTGCTTGATCACCTGCAGGAGGCTCAGGCAACGGGGGTAATCGCCAGTCGCCAGGAGGCTCAGGTCTATATCCGGGAACATCTTCTATCGTGGCAACAGTTCTTTGAGACGGCGTCTGCCTCGCGCCGGTCGTCCATCGAAAGCACGTCCATCGAAAGCAATTGACAAGCGCGGATGCTTTTGTTAGACAGAAGAAGGCGCGGGAGTAATTCAGTGGCAGAATGTCAGCTTCCCAAGCTGAACGTCGCGGGTTCGAGTCCCGTCTCCCGCTCCATACGAGCAAGCGATCAGCTTTCAGCTTCTAAGATGCCCTCAAGTAACACCGAGCCCTGGTGCTCGCACACTGATGGAGTTGAGCCTTCAGCCATCAGCTTTCATCGGCAAGCAATAGCGCTTTTCCTGATCGCTGACCGCTGAAAGCTAATAGCTACTTTCTGATCGAGAGAGAATTGCATGAAGACGCTGGCCATGCTGGTTGGAGGAGGTCCCGCGCCTGGCATTAACGGCGTGATCGCGGCTGCGACCATCGAGGCGCGCAACCATGGGGCGCGTGTCCTCGGCTTCTATGATGGGTTCAAGTGGCTGGCGCGAGGCGACACGAACCACGTGATGGAACTCGAAATTGACAGCATA
This region includes:
- the glgC gene encoding glucose-1-phosphate adenylyltransferase, which translates into the protein MPTYRRWCNVPLTFLDIIFEAVIPAKLVPAGFKRGAGIQYRQTGFRVKPGMTNTAKGRMGYYNNRREAGTRSLMVCCEEDRRMTVLGMIMAGGRGERLHPLTKDRAKPAVPFGGKYRIIDVVLSNFVNSGIYSIYVLTQFKAQSLVEHLQEGWQVTSVSRNHFVVPVPAQMRTGDDWYRGTADAVFQNLHLIKRVHPSVVAVFGADHIYKMNIRQMMGYHLRKEADVTVAALPVGIEEASHYGVMEADDNWRLLGFEEKPAQPKPIPGESEHALVSMGNYLFETDLLLRAVEEDARDPHSSHDFGRDVLPRLVTEGRKLYAYDFRRNRIPTLSRGEEPSYWRDVGTIEAYYEANMDLRAVHPTFNLYNRSWPIRTVSYSDPPAKFVFDEDGRRGMALDSIVAEGTIISGSVVRNSVIGRNVRIHSHCQIEEAVIMNRVEIGRGCRIRRAIIDKNVFIQPGTEIGYNAEKDRERYHVSDSGIVVIAREEPDQTWSMTPPD
- a CDS encoding serine O-acetyltransferase, whose translation is MFTTLKRDIQAALDRDPAARSALEVLVCYPGLHVLYFHRLAHWFWNRNLKTLGRAISHVGRFLTGIEIHPGARLGQGLFIDHGTGVVIGETSEVGEDVTIYQGVTLGGTSLEKKKRHPTIGKGVVIGAGATILGPIRVGDNSRIGSGSVVVKEVPPNSLVVGVPGQVIYRDGKRVPPSTDLEMTDMPDPAGKAIRCVLERLQELEKEVETLKKELADSHAPYAPPSRYHSPRND
- a CDS encoding disulfide oxidoreductase, yielding MMRITAEMKIDNVVRQYPETVQVFNRYGVACLGCSAAEYDNIAVSAQVHGVNLDQLLRELNETVAIRN
- the cca_2 gene encoding Multifunctional CCA protein, coding for MGDLPVAALIDHRCVFGMRAGPEGLPDTSKLSYRSGIGDGKGIFQVSGTRNIELDTLRRNPRLRAMEVVAESGKTGPLYVVGGYLRDLLLGRIRARRADLDVVIWGEPERFGRDLVTAVKGSLVRLDPETVRVITQSAEGIVQIDISRPKGETIEDDLAARDFTVNALAVRLDTLDALSLIDPTGGLDDLRKKCLRVITPSAFDCDPLRLIRAVRLAAELGFAIDEATGRWIIERAPLLGTVAGERLCDELFRILDTVPAAPWIEQLDTLQLLRVLVPEVEALKSVPASRPHRLPLWEHSLQTLWSVELLLTNLERLFPDEAVWLRERLDREIEAGVTETAILKLLACLHDVGKPETRSVQPDGRVRFLGHEQAGLPILARLCDRLRLGRPATNLVAGIEQHHLRPIHLASATTVTARAQYRFFREGGDAAPLALLHSWADLRATIDEEADAFSRHQRFLREAFRFYRTEFLASQTEPFIRGDDLITLFGITPGPFLGFVLDHLQEAQATGVIASRQEAQVYIREHLLSWQQFFETASASRRSSIESTSIESN